The DNA segment AGGACATGCGAAAGGTCCGGCGTAGAGGGTAAGACCCCCGTAGTCGAAATGTCAGCGGCTTGCTTGAGAGACACCCAAGTAGCACGGGGCCCGAGAAATCCCGTGTGAATCTGGCGGGACCACCCGCTAAGCCTAAATATTCCCTGGTGACCGATAGCGGATAGTACCGTGAGGGAATGGTGAAAAGTACCCCGGGAGGGGAGTGAAATAGTACCTGAAACCGTGTGCCTACAAGCCGTGGGAGCGTCGGATGCAGCTTGCTGCATCTCGTGACTGCGTGCCTTTTGAAGAATGAGCCTGCGAGTTTGCGGTGTGTTGCGAGGTTAACCCGCGTGGGGAAGCCGTAGCGAAAGCGAGTCCGAACAGGGCGATTCAGTAGCACGCTCAAGACCCGAAGCGGAGTGATCTAGCCATGGGCAGGTTGAAGCGGAGGTAAGACTTCGTGGAGGACCGAACCCACCAGGGTTGAAAACCTGGGGGATGACCTGTGGTTAGGGGTGAAAGGCCAATCAAACTCCGTGATAGCTGGTTCTCCCCGAAATGCATTTAGGTGCAGCGTCGTGTGTTTCTTGCCGGAGGTAGAGCACTGGATAGGCGATGGGCCCTACCGGGTTACTGACCTTAGCCAAACTCCGAATGCCGGTAAGTGAGAGCGCGGCAGTGAGACTGTGGGGGATAAGCTCCATGGTCGAGAGGGAAACAGCCCAGAGCATCGACTAAGGCCCCTAAGCGTACGCTAAGTGGGAAAGGATGTGGAGTCGCACAGACAACCAGGAGGTTGGCTTAGAAGCAGCCACCCTTGAAAGAGTGCGTAATAGCTCACTGGTCTAGTGATTCCGCGCCGACAATGTAGCGGGGCTCAAGCGTACCGCCGAAGTCGTGTCATTGCAGCATATAGCCCCAACGGGTGCTGTGATGGGTAGGGGAGCGTCGTCTGCCGGGTGAAGCAGCACCGGAAGGTAGTTGTGGACGGTTGACGAGTGAGAATGCAGGCATGAGTAGCGATACACACGTGAGAAACGTGTGCGCCGATTGACTAAGGGTTCCTGGGTCAAGCTGATCTGCCCAGGGTAAGTCGGGACCTAAGGCGAGGCCGACAGGCGTAGTCGATGGATAACCGGTTGATATTCCGGTACCCGCTGTGAAGCGTCAAACATCGAGCATCGTGATGCTAAGGCCGTGAAGCCGCCCTGATCTCTTCGGAGTTGAGGGGAGTGGTGGAGCCGCCGGACCAAGCGGTTAGTAGGTGAGTGATGGGGTGACGCAGGAAGGTAGTCCATCCCGGGCGGTGGTTGTCCCGGGGTAAGGGTGTAGCCCGAGTGGTAGGTAAATCCGCCATTCATATAAGGGTGAGACCTGATGCCGAGCCGATTGTGGTGAAGTGGATGATCCTATGCTGTCGAGAAAAGCCTCTAGCGAGTTTCATGGCGGCCCGTACCCTAAACCGACTCAGGTGGTCAGGTAGAGAATACCGAGGCGTTCGGGTGAACTATGGTTAAGGAACTCGGCAAAATGCCCCCGTAACTTCGGGAGAAGGGGGGCCACGCTCGGTGATGGGATTTACTCCCTGAGCTGGGGGTGGCCGCAGAGACCAGCGAGAAGCGACTGTTTACTAAAAACACAGGTCCGTGCGAAGCCGTAAGGCGATGTATACGGACTGACGCCTGCCCGGTGCTGGAACGTTAAGGGGACCGGTTAGCTCCATTTCGGTGGGGCGAAGCTGAGAACTTAAGCGCCAGTAAACGGCGGTGGTAACTATAACCATCCTAAGGTAGCGAAATTCCTTGTCGGGTAAGTTCCGACCTGCACGAATGGCGTAACGACTTCTCGACTGTCTCAACCATAGGCCCGGTGAAATTGCACTACGAGTAAAGATGCTCGTTTCGCGCAGCAGGACGGAAAGACCCCGGGACCTTTACTACAGTTTGATATTGGTGTTCGGTTCGGCTTGTGTAGGATAGCTGGGAGACTTTGAAGCTCATACGCCAGTGTGGGTGGAGTCGTCGTTGAAATACCAGTCTGGTCGTGCTGGATGTCTAACCTGGGTCCGTGATCCGGATCAGGGACAGTGTCTGATGGGTAGTTTAACTGGGGCGGTTGCCTCCTAAAGAGTAACGGAGGCGCCCAAAGGTTCCCTCAGCCTGGTTGGTAATCAGGTGTTGAGTGTAAGTGCACAAGGGAGCTTGACTGTGAGACCGACGGGTCGAGCAGGGACGAAAGTCGGGACTAGTGATCCGGCGGTGGCTTGTGGAAGCGCCGTCGCTCAACGGATAAAAGGTACCCCGGGGATAACAGGCTGATCTTCCCCAAGAGTCCATATCGACGGGATGGTTTGGCACCTCGATGTCGGCTCGTCGCATCCTGGGGCTGGAGTCGGTCCCAAGGGTTGGGCTGTTCGCCCATTAAAGCGGTACGCGAGCTGGGTTTAGAACGTCGTGAGACAGTTCGGTCCCTATCCGCTGTGCGCGTAGGAGTCTTGAGAAGGGCTGTCCCTAGTACGAGAGGACCGGGACGGACGAACCTCTGGTGTGCCAGTTGTCCTGCCAAGGGCATGGCTGGTTGGCTACGTTCGGGAGGGATAACCGCTGAAAGCATCTAAGCGGGAAGCCTGCTTCGAGATGAGGACTCCCACCCACTTGATGGGGTAAGGCTCCCAGTAGACGACTGGGTTGATAGGCCGGATCTGGAAGCCAGGTAACTGGTGGAGGTGACCGGTACTAATAGGCCGAGGGCTTGTCCTCAGTTGCTCGCGTCCACTGTGTTAGTTCTGAGGCAACGAACAGTTGCCGGCTAGAGCTGAACGCATAACTACAAAGTGTGCTTGTTCGCTCGAAACCATTAGGGTTTCGGTGGTCATAGCGTAGGGGAAACGCCCGGTTACATATCGAACCCGGAAGCTAAGCCTTACAGCGCCGATGGTACTGCAGGGGGGACCCTGTGGGAGAGTAGGACGCCGCCGAACAATCTTTGGAGGACCCCTGGTCCCAGCGTTCAGCTGGGACCAGGGGTCCTTTTGTTTTTACAATGCTTGTGGTACCGAAGACAGGAGTCACCATGTCCACCAACTCTCCCGACGACCGACCGGAGCGCGATCAGCGGCGACGGGACAGTGGGGACCGTGGCGACCGCGGCGGTTACCGCGGCGACCGTGGTGACCGCAGTGACCGTGGCGGCTTCCGGCGCGACGACAACCGCGGCGACCGCGGCGACCGCGGCGGTTTCCGCCGCGATGACCGTCGTGACGACCGCCGCGACGACCGTCCCTCGTACGGCCGCCGTGACGACAACCGTGGCGGCGGTGGCGGCGGCGGTTACGGCCGGCGTGACGAGCGTCCGTCGTACGGGCGTCGTGACGACGACCGTTCCTCGCGTCCGGGTTTCCAGCGGGACGACCGCGGTGACCGTGGTCCCCGTCGTGACGACCGTGGCGGCCGCCCCGGCGGCTTCCGCCGCGACGGCCGGCGTGACGAGCGCCCCTCGTTCCGCCGTGATGACGACCGTGGCGGCGACCGGGGTGGCGACCGTGGCGGCTTCCGTCGTGACGATCGCCGTGATGACAACCGTGGCGGTGGTGGCGGTTACGGGCGCCGTGACGACCGTCCGTCGTACGGTCGCCGTGACGACGACCGCGGTGGTTTCCGTCGGGACGACCGTCGTGACGACAACCGCCGTGACGACAACCGTGGCGGCGGTTACGGCCGGCGTGACGAGCGTCCGTCGTACGGGCGTCGTGACGACGACCGTTCCTCGCGTCCGGGTTTCCAGCGGGACGACCGCGGTGACCGTGGTCCCCGTCGTGACGACCGTGGCGGCCGCCCCGGCGGCTTCCGCCGCGACGACCGGCGTGACGAGCGCCCCTCGTTCCGTCGTGACGACGACCGGGGTGGCGACCGTGGCGGCTTCCGTCGTGACGATCGCCGTGATGACAACCGTGGCGGTGGTGGCGGTTACGGGCGCCGTGACGACCGTCCGTCGTACGGTCGCCGTGACGACGACCGCGGTGGCTTCCGTCGCGACGACCGCCGTGACGACAACCGCCGTGATGACAACCGTGGCGGCGGCGGTTACGGCCGACGTGACGACCGTCCGTCGTACGGGCGCCGTGACGACGACCGTTCCTCGCGTCCCGGTTTCCAGCGCGACGACCGCGGTGACCGCGGTCCCCGCCGTGACGACCGTGGCGGACGCCCCGGCGGCTTCCGCCGCGACGACCGCCGCGACGACCGCCGGGACAGCCGGGGCGACGACCGCCGTGGCGGTGGCTACGGCCGCCGTGACGACCGGGACCGTGACCGCGACCGTCACCACGATCGCGAGCCGATCAAGCGGCTGCCGATCCCCGAGGACGTCACCGGCGACGAGATCGACAAGGACGTCCGGCAGGAGCTCCAGAGCCTGCCCAAGACGCTCGCCGAGGACGTCGCCCGCAACCTGGTGATGGTCGCGCGGCTCATCGACGAGGACCCCGAGGGCGCCTACGGGTACTCCAAGGTGGCCCTGCGCCTGGCGTCCAGGGTGGCCGCCGTACGCGAGGCCGCCGGTTTCGCGGCGTACGCGAACCAGAAGTACAGCGAGGCCCTCGCGGAGTTCCGTGCCGCGCGCCGGATGACCGGCAACGTGGAGCTGTGGCCGGTCATGGCCGACTGCGAGCGCGGGCTCGGCCGGCCGGAGAAGGCGCTGGACATGGCCGGCGCCCCCGAGGTGCACAAGCTGGACAAGGCCGGACAGGTCGAGATGCGGCTCGTCGCGGCCGGTGCCCGGCGCGACATGGACCAGCTGGACGCGGCCATCGTGACCCTCCAGAGCTCGGAGCTGGCCTCCCACTCCATCCAGCCCTGGACCGCCCGGCTGCGCTACGCCTACGCCGACGCCCTGCTCGCGGTCGGCCGCGAGGACGAGGCGCGGGAGTGGTTCGCGAAGGCCGTCGAGGCCGACCGGGACGGCAGCACCGACGCCTCCGACCGGCTCGCCGAGATGGACGGCGTGGAGTTCGTGGACGCCCTGGACGAGGACGAGGACGACGCCGCCGGCGCCAAGGCCCCCGAGGCCGACGCTCCCGGGACCGAGGCCCCCGCGGCCGAGGTCGACGACGACAGCGCCGATGACGACCTGGTCCAGGACGCGGACGAGGACGCGGCTGCCGGCAAGGGCGCGGACAAGAGCGACGCGGAGCGCGACAAGGACTGACACCCGTCAGTGAATGACCAAGGGGGCAGGTTCCCGAAGGAACCTGCCCCCTTTCGCATGCCCGGAGCCGCGCGGGATCAGATCTCCAGCGCCCGCAGCACCAGCCCCGACGCCGGCTTCGGCCCGAACGACGTCGACTTGCGCGGCATGGTCACGCCCTGGCGGGCCAGATCGCGTACGACGTCCTCGCGCACCGGGTGCATCAGCACGGCCGTACCGCCGTCGCGTTCGGCCTTCGCCACGGTCGCGGCCGTGTCGTGGATGTAGGCGATGTGCGCCGGGGAGTCCTCGGGGATGTGCCAGACGTGTTCCAGCAGGACGGCGTGCAGGACCGTGGCGTCCAGGGAGCGCCAGGCGGCCGGGCGGTCCGCCGGGACGGTGCGGGCCAGCAGCGCGGGGTCCGGGCGGTCCAGCAGATGGAAGGCGCCGTCGCCGGCCAGCAGGAAGGCGTTGCCCGCGCAGGACGCGTCCGCCAGCGCGGCCAGGGCCTCGGCCAGCGGCACCTGGAGGCGCCGTACCTGGAACAGGCCCTCCACGGCGGCCAGCGCGTCCGCCACCGGCAGGCCGTGCAGCAGCCGGTGGATGGCGCGCACCCGCAGCGGATAGCGGGCCGTGTCGACCAGCAGCACCAGCCCGTGGTCCCAGGGGCCCGGCGCGGGCTGCTCGTCCCGCAGCCGCAGATAGGTGGCCCAGCGGTGGTGGCCGTCGGCGATCAAAGCCTGGTGGTGGGCCAGGTCGGACTGGATCAGGGCCATGTCGGCGGCGTCCGTGATCGCCCACAGGCAGTGCCGGAAGCCGTCCTCGGTGGTCGTGGCCAGCAGCGGCGGCTTCTCGGCGGTGCGCTCCAGGACCTCGGCGGCCGTGCCGTCGCCGCGGTAGGTCAGCAGCAGCGGTTCCAGATTGGCGCGGGTGGCGCGCATCAGGGCGGCGCGTTCGGCGACCACCGGCGCCATGACACCCTCGTGCGGCAGCACCACGCCCTCGGCCGGCTCGGAGACCCGCAGCGTCCCGATGACGCCGCGCTGGAGCATGCCCTCGCCGTCGCTCTGCTCGTACACGTACAGCGCGGGTTCGGGGTCAGCGGCGAGAATGCCCTCGGCGAGCCAGCGGCGCAGCGTGTCGGCGGCCTGCTCGGTGCGTTCGCTCGGCGTGTGGGCCTCGGGAAGGATCAGCCGGACGATGTTGTGGGGGTCCGCCGACTGGAGGTGGTGCACCCCGTCGGGCCGCACCACGACGTCGTACGGCGGGGAGGTGACGGAGGCCAGGCTGCCGACCCGGTCGGGGTCGTATCGAAGGCCGCGGAACGGGGTGAGTTCCAGGCCCCGGCGCGCCGTTGCTTCCGAGTGACCTGCAATGTCCATCCCGGCATCGTATGTCAGCGGCATGCGGGATGATCGGGGGTAAGCGAGCGAGCGAGGAGCGATGCGGATATGAGCGACGGCGTCAGGACCGGGCC comes from the Streptomyces sp. SUK 48 genome and includes:
- a CDS encoding tetratricopeptide repeat protein, with amino-acid sequence MPIPEDVTGDEIDKDVRQELQSLPKTLAEDVARNLVMVARLIDEDPEGAYGYSKVALRLASRVAAVREAAGFAAYANQKYSEALAEFRAARRMTGNVELWPVMADCERGLGRPEKALDMAGAPEVHKLDKAGQVEMRLVAAGARRDMDQLDAAIVTLQSSELASHSIQPWTARLRYAYADALLAVGREDEAREWFAKAVEADRDGSTDASDRLAEMDGVEFVDALDEDEDDAAGAKAPEADAPGTEAPAAEVDDDSADDDLVQDADEDAAAGKGADKSDAERDKD
- a CDS encoding DUF1015 domain-containing protein produces the protein MDIAGHSEATARRGLELTPFRGLRYDPDRVGSLASVTSPPYDVVVRPDGVHHLQSADPHNIVRLILPEAHTPSERTEQAADTLRRWLAEGILAADPEPALYVYEQSDGEGMLQRGVIGTLRVSEPAEGVVLPHEGVMAPVVAERAALMRATRANLEPLLLTYRGDGTAAEVLERTAEKPPLLATTTEDGFRHCLWAITDAADMALIQSDLAHHQALIADGHHRWATYLRLRDEQPAPGPWDHGLVLLVDTARYPLRVRAIHRLLHGLPVADALAAVEGLFQVRRLQVPLAEALAALADASCAGNAFLLAGDGAFHLLDRPDPALLARTVPADRPAAWRSLDATVLHAVLLEHVWHIPEDSPAHIAYIHDTAATVAKAERDGGTAVLMHPVREDVVRDLARQGVTMPRKSTSFGPKPASGLVLRALEI